One Roseimicrobium gellanilyticum DNA window includes the following coding sequences:
- the arr gene encoding NAD(+)--rifampin ADP-ribosyltransferase has translation MNNEKWSPVTHENCNHMHGPFYHGTKVEFAIGDLLSPGHPSNYDESRVLNHLYFSAILDPAIWGAELAMALANLEGRGRIYVVEPTGTFEDDPNLTNKRFPGNPTKSYRTRDPLRIVGVVEDWQGHPVEAVQGMLNSLRDLKRRGLAIIED, from the coding sequence ATGAACAATGAAAAGTGGAGCCCAGTCACGCATGAGAACTGCAACCACATGCACGGCCCATTCTATCACGGCACGAAGGTTGAGTTTGCGATAGGCGATTTGCTGTCACCCGGCCATCCCTCCAACTACGACGAAAGCCGGGTTCTTAACCACCTCTACTTCTCCGCCATCTTGGACCCTGCGATCTGGGGAGCAGAACTCGCGATGGCGTTGGCAAATTTAGAAGGTCGCGGCCGCATCTACGTCGTCGAGCCAACTGGCACCTTTGAGGACGATCCGAATCTCACCAACAAGCGATTTCCTGGTAACCCGACGAAGTCCTATCGCACACGTGATCCACTCAGGATCGTCGGAGTCGTCGAGGACTGGCAGGGACACCCGGTGGAAGCAGTTCAAGGAATGCTAAATTCCCTTCGAGACCTGAAACGCCGCGGGCTTGCCATCATTGAGGACTAG
- a CDS encoding polysaccharide pyruvyl transferase family protein: MTSRRTFLRNSGLVLGAAALPAAAQTTSPQKTVLLHCGWATKNIGDIGHTPGTLRFLEQYLPGAKVILWAANTNEAVDAMLMKRFPKLEIVKGSLSKEDGAVADAIKRSDFFLRGPGMGQPTDFMKYCDKAGKPWGLQAQSYFPDMVTGKGAEERIALLNSAAFIYCRDSKTLKLLQDTGVKPPVLEWAPDGCFGIDVRDEEKALARLKKHGLEEKKFITIQLRTHSPTSPGVDDKRPQKLNPLHPTPENIADDTRRAKVYQDLIAMWVKETGWKVVIAPEVYKEMEYNKKFIYDTLPDDLKKHVVNFDEFWNVDEACSFYARAHTVICHEPHTPIMALAMGTPIIHTFSEFHSPKCWMFKDIGLEEWAPEFDATPASKMFEILMGIHKDYPAAQAKVKKAMAYVEERAQSQMKVLKGVIKA, translated from the coding sequence ATGACCTCACGCCGCACCTTCCTCAGAAATTCTGGTCTCGTCCTCGGTGCTGCCGCCCTGCCGGCTGCTGCCCAGACCACCAGTCCGCAGAAGACCGTCCTGCTGCATTGTGGCTGGGCGACGAAGAACATCGGTGACATCGGCCACACGCCGGGGACGCTGCGTTTTCTGGAGCAGTATCTTCCGGGGGCCAAGGTCATCCTCTGGGCGGCCAATACCAATGAAGCGGTGGATGCGATGCTGATGAAGCGATTTCCGAAGCTGGAAATCGTGAAGGGCTCGCTATCCAAGGAAGACGGTGCTGTCGCGGATGCGATCAAGCGGTCAGACTTTTTCCTGCGCGGTCCTGGCATGGGACAGCCCACCGATTTCATGAAGTATTGCGACAAGGCTGGCAAGCCCTGGGGCCTGCAGGCCCAGTCGTACTTCCCGGACATGGTCACAGGCAAGGGTGCGGAAGAGCGCATCGCCTTGCTCAACAGCGCCGCCTTCATCTACTGCCGCGATTCGAAGACACTCAAATTGCTTCAGGATACCGGTGTGAAGCCACCTGTCCTCGAGTGGGCACCCGATGGCTGCTTCGGCATCGATGTCCGTGATGAGGAGAAAGCGCTCGCCCGATTGAAAAAGCATGGATTGGAGGAAAAGAAATTCATCACCATCCAACTCCGCACCCACTCCCCCACCAGCCCCGGCGTGGATGACAAGCGCCCGCAGAAGCTGAACCCGCTGCACCCCACTCCGGAGAACATCGCCGACGACACCCGTCGCGCGAAGGTGTATCAGGACCTGATTGCCATGTGGGTGAAGGAGACCGGCTGGAAGGTGGTGATTGCTCCCGAGGTCTACAAGGAGATGGAGTACAACAAGAAGTTCATTTACGACACGCTGCCCGACGACCTCAAGAAGCACGTGGTGAACTTCGACGAGTTCTGGAACGTGGATGAGGCCTGCTCCTTCTACGCCCGCGCCCACACCGTCATCTGCCACGAGCCGCACACCCCCATCATGGCTCTGGCCATGGGCACGCCGATCATACACACCTTCTCCGAGTTCCACTCGCCCAAGTGCTGGATGTTCAAGGACATCGGTCTCGAAGAATGGGCGCCGGAATTCGACGCCACACCCGCGAGCAAGATGTTCGAGATCCTGATGGGCATCCACAAGGACTACCCCGCCGCCCAGGCGAAGGTGAAGAAAGCCATGGCCTACGTCGAGGAGAGAGCGCAGTCCCAGATGAAGGTGCTGAAGGGTGTAATCAAGGCGTGA
- a CDS encoding dihydrofolate reductase family protein → MRPLRYSINLTLDGCCDHQAGVMPDEEMHRHSTELIRQADALLFGRVTYEMMEIAFRPAWTGEMPAWMEPFRNTIDAAKKYVVSSTLPQVDWNAEFLRGDLAEAVQQLKNEPGNGLFTGGVKLPMALAELGLIDEYEFIVHPRIAGHGPSLFAGLSKCVDLKLVSQKEFASGAVAMQYEPRR, encoded by the coding sequence ATGCGCCCGCTTCGATATTCCATCAACCTCACCCTGGACGGATGCTGCGACCATCAGGCAGGGGTCATGCCAGACGAAGAGATGCATCGTCACTCGACCGAGCTCATCAGGCAGGCGGATGCTCTTCTCTTTGGCCGGGTGACGTATGAGATGATGGAGATCGCGTTTCGTCCGGCGTGGACGGGAGAGATGCCAGCTTGGATGGAACCCTTCCGCAACACCATCGACGCGGCGAAGAAATACGTCGTGTCGAGCACACTTCCCCAAGTCGATTGGAACGCGGAATTCCTGCGCGGGGATTTGGCGGAGGCCGTTCAGCAACTCAAGAACGAGCCTGGCAACGGACTATTCACCGGTGGCGTAAAACTCCCCATGGCCTTGGCAGAACTGGGATTGATCGACGAATACGAATTCATCGTGCATCCCAGGATTGCAGGCCACGGACCGTCGTTATTCGCGGGCCTATCGAAGTGTGTCGATTTGAAACTTGTGAGCCAGAAAGAGTTCGCCTCGGGCGCAGTGGCGATGCAGTATGAGCCGAGAAGGTAG
- a CDS encoding VOC family protein has product MNLQKIYTSLLTSDLAAAEDWYTKLLGRRPDNRPMDTLVQWELFDHAGFMLSSSDEIAGHGVFFLYVADLAVERRRLQSLGIILGDDIGGDYSTLAQVRDPDGNLITLASPPSRPFPQA; this is encoded by the coding sequence ATGAACCTGCAGAAGATCTACACCTCGCTGCTCACCTCAGATTTGGCGGCAGCTGAAGACTGGTACACGAAGCTGCTCGGTCGCAGACCGGACAACCGCCCGATGGACACGCTGGTGCAGTGGGAGTTGTTCGATCATGCCGGGTTCATGCTTTCAAGCAGCGATGAGATTGCCGGCCACGGCGTGTTCTTCCTTTATGTCGCCGATCTCGCGGTCGAACGCCGCCGATTGCAGAGCCTTGGGATCATCCTCGGTGACGACATCGGAGGCGACTACTCGACACTGGCCCAAGTGCGTGATCCTGATGGCAACCTGATCACACTGGCGTCACCTCCCTCGCGCCCCTTTCCACAGGCATGA
- a CDS encoding pyruvate dehydrogenase complex dihydrolipoamide acetyltransferase, whose protein sequence is MPKLIKMPKLSDTMTEGTLVKWHIKEGDAVDMGKIIADVETDKATMEMQSFETGTIAKLVVKEGGKVALGAPMAVVLAAGEAAPADLDAFIAANSEAAPAKTEAPAAKSAETTAAPAKKGAFAGTLPPTGPAPKKRAAAAANGVRVKASPLARKVAEERGVDLTKLQGTGPGGRIVRADVESAPVGGTASGGSAPAKAVPSIRPVAGPDDQRIPLTGMRNIIAERLLASKTQIPHFYLQIEVDAAPLMAFRKHINDAAEKTGGVKFTVNDFILKAVIRSAVAVPAVNASFDGDAIVQFKHVNLSVAIAIPEGLVTPVIREAETKTLQEISAAVKDLATRAKNKKLSPDEFQGGTLTVSNLGSYGIDQFSAIINPPQAMILSVGSIRNVPVVNDKGAIVAGQRMWLGLSGDHRVVDGAVGATFLQEMRKLVENPALMVV, encoded by the coding sequence ATGCCGAAACTCATCAAGATGCCCAAGCTCAGTGACACCATGACCGAGGGGACCCTCGTGAAGTGGCACATCAAGGAAGGTGACGCGGTGGACATGGGCAAGATCATCGCGGACGTGGAGACGGACAAGGCGACGATGGAGATGCAGTCCTTCGAAACGGGCACCATTGCGAAGCTCGTGGTGAAGGAAGGCGGCAAGGTCGCCCTCGGCGCCCCCATGGCCGTGGTGCTTGCCGCTGGTGAAGCAGCCCCGGCAGACCTCGATGCATTCATCGCCGCGAACAGCGAGGCTGCTCCGGCCAAGACCGAGGCTCCGGCAGCGAAGTCCGCCGAGACGACTGCCGCTCCGGCCAAGAAGGGCGCCTTTGCAGGAACCCTTCCCCCCACCGGCCCCGCTCCCAAGAAGCGCGCCGCAGCCGCCGCCAATGGCGTGCGTGTGAAGGCATCTCCCCTCGCCCGCAAGGTCGCTGAAGAACGTGGAGTGGACCTCACCAAGCTCCAAGGCACGGGCCCTGGCGGACGCATTGTCCGGGCCGATGTGGAAAGTGCACCCGTAGGTGGCACGGCATCTGGTGGCAGCGCTCCCGCAAAGGCAGTCCCCTCGATTCGTCCCGTTGCCGGTCCTGATGATCAACGCATCCCGCTCACCGGCATGCGCAACATCATCGCTGAACGCCTCCTCGCGTCGAAGACCCAAATCCCGCATTTTTACCTCCAGATCGAGGTGGATGCTGCTCCTCTCATGGCTTTCCGCAAGCACATCAATGATGCAGCAGAGAAGACCGGCGGCGTGAAATTCACCGTCAACGACTTCATTCTGAAGGCCGTCATCCGCAGCGCGGTGGCGGTCCCGGCCGTGAATGCCTCCTTCGACGGAGATGCCATCGTCCAGTTCAAGCATGTGAACCTCAGCGTGGCCATCGCCATTCCTGAAGGCCTGGTCACCCCGGTCATTCGCGAGGCAGAAACGAAGACTCTCCAGGAAATCAGCGCCGCGGTGAAGGACCTTGCCACCCGTGCGAAGAACAAGAAGCTGAGCCCGGATGAGTTCCAAGGCGGCACGCTGACCGTGAGCAACCTCGGCTCCTACGGCATCGACCAGTTCTCCGCCATCATCAACCCTCCCCAAGCCATGATTCTCAGCGTGGGAAGCATTCGCAATGTACCCGTAGTGAACGACAAAGGCGCCATCGTGGCCGGTCAGCGCATGTGGCTCGGTCTCAGCGGCGACCACCGCGTGGTGGATGGTGCAGTCGGCGCCACTTTTCTCCAGGAAATGCGCAAGCTGGTGGAGAATCCGGCATTGATGGTGGTGTAG
- a CDS encoding PVC-type heme-binding CxxCH protein, which translates to MNRRFHTLLAGLVSGLALHGQAQLQAQAPVSLELKKGDHIAIVGSLLADRQQHSGWLETLIHAENKDKDLVIRNLAVAADEVNTWHRSEDFGTRDQWLLKVGADVVFAFYGFNESFKGYEGIEEFKKNLDAFLKELKTKNYGGEGAPRVVLFSPTAAEKQSNPDIAKPEENNTNLQNYASAMKEVAAANGVQFVDLFDASQKAYAAAKQPLTFNGIHLTVEGDKVLAPVIYKSLFGKDAPSYKGLEKLRGAILDRNEEWHSRYRTVDSYNIHGGRSGLAYKAHTGAFLQNQKTPEPPYVSNYQVMQQEMSVRDVMTENREKRVWAVAKGGDLKVDDSNVPPVTKVETNLPVGGDTFNKTPMTGFKVDAKTGLVEFPSGEEVVGKMKTPKGIKVQLFADEKMFPELIKPVQMAFDTKGRLWVASWRNYPSRTPWSTKGDSLLVLEDTNNDGKADKCTPFMDDLNCPTGFQFYKDGVLVMKSPNLLYARDTDGDGRADKFERILSGLDAADSHHETNSICYEPGGAVYCSDGVFHATQVETPEGPVRNKDGCIYRYEPRTGKFERYAAYGFANPHGRVFDYWGNDIITDATGNNNYYGPGFSGFISEPNKHSKYDIVWQHPSRPCAGTTILSSRHFPDEFRDNFLNCNVISVQGIFRAKFSEVGSGLKGETLYHEYTKPGSTTPEKLNTLVECSPAEVGTFRPSCASVAPDGSLYFADWSNAIIGHMQHHLRDPNRDQIHGRVYRVTFEGRPLLEVKKVDGQPIEKLLDLLKEPENDVRIRAKIELDKHDSKAVVAAVQKWVKQFDPQKVEDAHHILEALWVHQWHNVVNKELINTVLASPEPRARAQAVRVVCYQRDRIPEALEIFKKAAGDESPRVRLEAIRAASFYGGADVPKALEVAYASLKHEGDYYIDYCLKETLKQLQSGAKEKMLPSDPATLDALLSRMDDNELKGMPNNVAAVLHAKLERKSYDLLTRDKAIEELVKLNKSDRATEIVAALKRIDAKSGASAQAASDLGKMLITSPVEALTKAKDQLASLARSANLPEVRRSVWAALIVQDRKPDDVWVASADKSEWRTALVQGIGLVPDPTLRTGFQHLITALLNDGSVKGEQRQAALKALSLMGADNAPANFAVLSKHVIDGNERNAATTAIMQLPRTAWDKDKAEGIAQSVLAYAKSVPAEKRSEQSFVEVNQLGMEMASLAGNTALRKELRGLSVAVFVVKTVHEQLRFDTQRIVVEKGKSFEIIFENDDVMPHNLVVVGNEKHGVIGMAAQTMSPTEVEKARNRQFLPKGQPFVDATHLLNPGQKETLKLKAPDKEGQLEFVCTFPGHWMIMWGKIIVTADVDAYLAANPKFELPMPGAPPAAK; encoded by the coding sequence ATGAATCGACGCTTCCACACCCTCCTCGCCGGCCTGGTTTCGGGTCTTGCCCTGCATGGGCAGGCGCAACTTCAGGCACAGGCTCCTGTTTCTCTGGAACTCAAGAAAGGTGACCACATCGCCATCGTCGGCAGCCTGCTGGCGGACCGGCAGCAGCACTCCGGCTGGCTGGAGACACTGATCCATGCTGAGAACAAGGACAAGGACCTCGTGATCCGGAATCTGGCCGTGGCAGCGGATGAGGTGAATACATGGCACCGCTCCGAGGACTTCGGCACGCGTGACCAGTGGCTGCTGAAGGTGGGCGCGGATGTGGTCTTCGCCTTTTATGGATTCAATGAATCGTTCAAGGGCTATGAGGGCATTGAGGAGTTCAAGAAGAACCTCGACGCCTTCCTGAAGGAGCTGAAGACGAAGAACTACGGAGGTGAGGGCGCACCGCGGGTGGTGCTCTTCTCTCCCACGGCGGCGGAAAAGCAGTCCAATCCGGACATCGCCAAGCCCGAGGAGAACAACACCAACCTGCAGAACTACGCCTCCGCGATGAAGGAAGTGGCCGCGGCGAATGGCGTGCAGTTCGTGGACCTCTTCGATGCCTCGCAGAAGGCCTATGCTGCCGCGAAGCAACCGCTGACCTTCAACGGCATTCACCTCACGGTGGAGGGAGACAAGGTACTGGCTCCGGTGATCTACAAGTCGCTCTTCGGCAAGGATGCTCCCTCTTACAAGGGGCTGGAAAAGCTGCGTGGTGCCATTTTGGACCGTAATGAGGAATGGCACAGCCGCTACCGTACGGTGGATAGCTACAACATTCACGGCGGTCGCTCGGGCCTCGCGTACAAGGCGCACACGGGTGCCTTCCTGCAAAATCAGAAGACCCCCGAGCCGCCGTACGTCTCGAACTACCAGGTCATGCAGCAGGAGATGTCCGTGCGTGACGTGATGACGGAGAATCGCGAAAAGCGCGTGTGGGCCGTGGCGAAGGGTGGCGACCTGAAGGTGGATGACTCCAACGTGCCTCCAGTGACGAAGGTCGAGACGAATCTGCCGGTCGGTGGCGACACCTTCAACAAGACGCCGATGACCGGCTTCAAGGTGGATGCGAAGACAGGTCTCGTGGAATTCCCCAGTGGCGAGGAAGTGGTGGGCAAAATGAAGACGCCCAAGGGCATCAAGGTCCAGCTCTTTGCGGATGAGAAGATGTTCCCCGAACTCATCAAGCCGGTGCAGATGGCATTTGATACCAAGGGTCGCCTCTGGGTCGCTTCGTGGCGCAACTATCCCAGCCGCACTCCCTGGAGCACGAAGGGGGACAGCCTCCTGGTGCTCGAAGATACCAACAACGACGGCAAGGCGGACAAGTGCACGCCTTTCATGGATGACCTGAACTGCCCCACCGGATTCCAGTTCTACAAGGATGGCGTGCTAGTCATGAAGTCGCCGAATCTCCTCTATGCTCGCGATACGGATGGCGATGGTCGCGCAGACAAGTTTGAGCGTATCCTCAGCGGTCTGGATGCCGCGGACTCGCACCACGAAACGAACTCCATCTGCTATGAGCCTGGCGGTGCCGTGTACTGCTCGGACGGTGTCTTCCACGCCACGCAGGTGGAGACTCCCGAAGGTCCCGTGCGCAACAAGGATGGCTGCATCTACCGCTATGAGCCCCGCACGGGCAAGTTCGAGCGTTATGCCGCGTATGGCTTCGCGAATCCGCACGGCCGCGTCTTTGACTACTGGGGCAATGACATCATCACAGACGCCACAGGCAACAACAACTACTACGGCCCCGGCTTCAGCGGCTTCATCAGCGAGCCGAACAAGCACTCGAAGTATGATATCGTCTGGCAGCACCCGTCCCGTCCGTGCGCTGGTACGACGATTCTTTCCAGCCGTCACTTCCCGGATGAGTTCCGCGACAATTTCCTGAACTGCAATGTCATCAGCGTGCAGGGCATCTTCCGCGCGAAGTTCTCTGAAGTGGGCTCCGGTCTGAAGGGTGAGACGCTCTACCATGAGTACACCAAGCCGGGCTCGACCACGCCGGAGAAGCTGAATACCCTCGTGGAGTGCAGCCCTGCGGAGGTCGGCACCTTCCGCCCCTCCTGCGCGAGTGTGGCTCCGGATGGCTCCCTGTACTTTGCTGACTGGTCGAATGCCATCATCGGTCACATGCAGCATCACCTGCGTGACCCGAACCGCGACCAGATCCATGGTCGTGTCTACCGTGTGACCTTCGAGGGCCGCCCGCTGCTTGAAGTGAAGAAGGTCGATGGCCAGCCCATCGAGAAGCTGCTCGACCTGCTGAAGGAGCCCGAGAACGACGTGCGCATCCGCGCCAAGATTGAGCTCGACAAGCATGACTCCAAGGCCGTGGTCGCCGCCGTGCAGAAGTGGGTGAAGCAATTCGACCCGCAGAAGGTGGAAGACGCGCACCACATCCTGGAGGCCCTCTGGGTGCACCAGTGGCACAACGTGGTGAACAAGGAGCTCATCAATACTGTGCTGGCCTCGCCCGAGCCCCGTGCCCGTGCGCAGGCTGTGCGCGTGGTGTGCTACCAGCGCGACCGCATTCCCGAGGCGCTTGAGATCTTCAAGAAGGCAGCTGGTGACGAGAGCCCGCGCGTGCGCCTCGAAGCCATTCGCGCTGCGAGCTTCTATGGCGGCGCAGATGTGCCGAAGGCACTCGAGGTGGCCTACGCCTCGCTCAAGCATGAAGGGGACTACTACATCGACTACTGCCTGAAGGAGACGCTCAAGCAACTCCAGTCCGGCGCCAAGGAGAAGATGCTGCCCAGCGATCCCGCCACCCTCGACGCATTGCTCAGCCGCATGGATGACAATGAGCTCAAGGGCATGCCGAACAATGTGGCTGCCGTGTTGCATGCCAAGCTGGAACGCAAAAGCTACGACCTGCTCACCCGGGACAAGGCCATCGAGGAACTGGTGAAGCTCAACAAGAGCGATCGCGCGACAGAAATCGTGGCCGCGCTCAAGCGTATCGATGCGAAGAGTGGCGCATCCGCACAGGCGGCATCGGACCTGGGCAAGATGCTCATCACTTCCCCGGTCGAGGCTCTTACGAAGGCAAAGGATCAACTCGCCTCACTGGCGCGCTCCGCGAACCTTCCTGAAGTGCGCCGCTCCGTGTGGGCCGCGCTCATTGTGCAGGACCGCAAGCCGGATGATGTGTGGGTTGCGTCCGCTGACAAAAGCGAATGGCGCACAGCTCTGGTGCAGGGCATCGGTCTGGTGCCGGATCCCACGCTGCGCACGGGGTTCCAGCACCTGATCACCGCCTTGCTCAATGACGGTAGTGTGAAAGGCGAGCAACGCCAGGCCGCGCTGAAGGCTCTGTCTCTCATGGGTGCGGACAATGCCCCGGCAAACTTTGCGGTGCTCTCGAAGCACGTCATTGATGGCAACGAGCGCAACGCCGCCACCACGGCCATCATGCAGCTTCCTCGCACGGCGTGGGACAAGGACAAGGCGGAAGGCATCGCACAGAGCGTGCTGGCTTATGCGAAGTCTGTGCCGGCGGAGAAGCGCTCGGAGCAGTCGTTTGTGGAAGTGAATCAGCTCGGTATGGAGATGGCCTCACTCGCGGGGAATACCGCACTGCGCAAGGAACTGCGTGGTCTGAGTGTGGCGGTATTCGTTGTGAAGACGGTGCATGAGCAGCTCCGCTTTGATACCCAGCGTATTGTGGTGGAGAAGGGCAAGTCGTTCGAAATCATCTTCGAGAACGACGACGTGATGCCGCACAACCTCGTGGTCGTGGGCAATGAGAAGCACGGTGTCATCGGCATGGCCGCGCAGACCATGAGCCCCACCGAAGTGGAGAAGGCACGCAACCGCCAGTTCCTGCCGAAGGGCCAGCCCTTCGTCGATGCCACCCATCTGCTGAATCCCGGGCAAAAGGAAACCCTCAAGCTCAAGGCACCTGACAAGGAAGGTCAGCTTGAGTTCGTGTGCACCTTTCCCGGTCACTGGATGATCATGTGGGGCAAGATCATCGTGACGGCGGATGTGGATGCCTACCTCGCGGCCAATCCGAAGTTTGAGCTGCCCATGCCCGGAGCTCCTCCTGCCGCGAAGTAA
- a CDS encoding c-type cytochrome domain-containing protein, which yields MTPSRLILPALLLLQMQAAVHAAPVSFTRDLAPILADKCVTCHEEKKAKGRYRVDTFELVGKAGSSDEPSLTPGKPDASTLYTRLVSHDEDERMPQKDDPLPPAQIALFKQWIEEGGKFDGPDPKTPLAELLAASKKEAPATPEKYPRPVPVTALVFAPDGRSYFSSGYHEVQEWSASDGSLRRRLAGAPERVLAIAAQQTGDHIAAAGGTPGRSGEVVILSRASGKVVHRLPNAKDTILAAAFSPDGLLLAVGGADNLIRVFRTTDWKQAWKAEAHADWITFLAFAPDGQHLVSTSRDRTARIFTAAKGEPGITFTNHSSAVTCAAWNAEGKFVYTSSADGEVRRWQWDSEVDGGGKAKDTVLKGGRQEVTRIAMAGPRLLSASADGRIRSFQVTVKIVQPAPEKKLEAKEKGKDQPKDKGKDTDLAKKDEAKRKKEEEARKKQQPKEVTEIDTKELATFGHRVDALAVDGTSSQAVFAGQEGKLRLIQLPDNKVLLERTAAPGW from the coding sequence ATGACGCCTTCGCGACTCATCCTCCCTGCCCTCCTGCTCCTCCAAATGCAGGCGGCGGTTCATGCTGCCCCCGTCTCCTTCACCAGGGACCTCGCACCCATCCTCGCGGACAAGTGTGTGACCTGCCATGAGGAGAAGAAGGCCAAGGGCCGTTATCGCGTCGACACGTTCGAACTCGTAGGCAAGGCTGGCAGCAGTGATGAGCCCTCGCTCACTCCAGGGAAACCGGATGCCAGCACACTCTACACCCGGCTCGTCTCGCATGATGAAGATGAGCGCATGCCACAGAAGGATGATCCGCTGCCGCCGGCACAGATCGCTCTCTTTAAACAGTGGATTGAAGAAGGCGGGAAATTCGATGGGCCGGATCCCAAGACACCACTCGCGGAGTTGCTTGCCGCTTCCAAGAAAGAGGCTCCTGCCACACCGGAAAAGTACCCGCGTCCCGTCCCTGTCACAGCGCTGGTGTTCGCGCCAGATGGCCGGTCGTACTTCTCCAGCGGCTACCATGAAGTGCAGGAATGGAGTGCAAGCGACGGATCCCTGCGACGTCGCCTCGCTGGAGCGCCGGAGCGCGTGCTGGCGATTGCCGCGCAGCAGACCGGTGACCACATCGCAGCCGCAGGCGGCACGCCTGGGCGCAGTGGTGAGGTGGTGATTCTCTCCCGCGCCAGTGGCAAGGTCGTGCATCGCCTGCCCAACGCAAAGGACACGATCCTCGCGGCCGCTTTCTCCCCTGACGGCTTACTGCTCGCTGTGGGTGGAGCGGACAATCTCATCCGCGTCTTCCGCACCACGGACTGGAAGCAGGCCTGGAAGGCGGAGGCACATGCAGACTGGATTACCTTCCTCGCCTTCGCCCCGGACGGTCAGCATCTGGTGAGCACCAGCCGGGACCGCACCGCACGCATCTTCACCGCGGCCAAGGGCGAGCCAGGCATCACATTTACCAACCACAGCAGTGCCGTGACCTGCGCCGCTTGGAATGCAGAGGGCAAATTCGTCTACACCTCCTCTGCCGATGGCGAGGTGCGCCGCTGGCAGTGGGATTCCGAAGTAGATGGCGGTGGCAAGGCAAAAGACACAGTACTGAAAGGCGGGAGGCAGGAAGTCACCCGTATCGCCATGGCAGGGCCGCGCCTCCTTTCCGCCTCGGCGGACGGACGCATTCGTTCCTTCCAGGTCACCGTGAAAATCGTCCAGCCCGCCCCTGAGAAGAAGCTGGAGGCGAAGGAGAAGGGCAAGGACCAGCCCAAGGACAAAGGCAAAGACACGGATCTAGCCAAGAAAGACGAGGCGAAGAGAAAGAAGGAAGAGGAGGCCAGGAAGAAGCAGCAGCCCAAGGAGGTCACGGAGATCGATACCAAGGAGCTGGCCACCTTCGGCCATCGCGTGGACGCCCTGGCGGTCGACGGCACCTCCTCACAGGCGGTCTTCGCCGGACAGGAGGGGAAACTGCGCCTCATTCAGCTCCCGGACAACAAGGTCCTGTTGGAGCGGACTGCCGCGCCAGGGTGGTAG
- a CDS encoding YwqG family protein: MDIDKVIEAANRKGLTLHEDFIRMVAKTTVDIRLAGNAGEFLGSRFGGAPVLPPDFNWPRHEVGTYQFLGQINFSEIESAPSELPATGLLSLFFATDPNNEIFWGDPGYVLGYYSPDTTEAIAHRAPDASEPPSLKVLLQKSVSLPGSPFLSFNWPFSDEVEDVFFHELPEELGKASDYLLGYPSFNTLAYDPTPEGGWISLITLQSHDQLGWNWHDGDKLMVFIEKEKLAACDFTNLICDAG, encoded by the coding sequence ATGGACATCGACAAGGTTATTGAGGCTGCTAACCGCAAAGGTCTGACACTCCATGAGGACTTCATCCGCATGGTTGCAAAAACCACGGTTGACATTCGATTGGCTGGTAACGCCGGCGAGTTCCTGGGAAGCCGGTTCGGCGGCGCTCCAGTTCTCCCGCCTGATTTTAACTGGCCCAGGCATGAGGTAGGGACCTACCAGTTCCTCGGTCAGATCAATTTTTCCGAGATCGAGTCGGCGCCATCAGAACTGCCTGCCACAGGATTGCTAAGTCTATTCTTCGCAACGGATCCCAACAACGAGATTTTCTGGGGCGACCCGGGCTATGTCCTTGGCTACTACTCACCCGATACTACGGAAGCGATCGCCCACCGCGCGCCTGATGCTTCCGAGCCACCGTCCTTAAAAGTCCTCCTGCAGAAGTCCGTGAGCCTGCCAGGCTCTCCTTTTCTAAGTTTCAACTGGCCCTTTTCTGACGAAGTTGAGGACGTCTTTTTTCACGAACTTCCAGAGGAGCTGGGAAAGGCGTCTGACTACCTTCTTGGGTATCCTTCGTTCAACACGCTGGCATATGACCCCACCCCCGAGGGTGGTTGGATTTCATTGATCACGCTGCAATCTCATGACCAGCTGGGCTGGAACTGGCACGACGGTGACAAGCTGATGGTATTCATTGAGAAGGAGAAGCTTGCAGCATGTGATTTCACCAACCTCATCTGTGACGCAGGCTAG